One window of Acidobacteriota bacterium genomic DNA carries:
- a CDS encoding TonB-dependent receptor: MTNDPLQDAAKDRPNGFRTRFAIGLLALLVWLGVALPSTGRVPVSGGVSGVVLDPSGAPVPRARVILLTANDTEICSTLTDDGGLFRLERLDPATYVLAVQKAGFGEHRRSVVIRDAAGVTLDITLGIGPVSESVTVTALRGIAQDVQTSPQMVTVTGTEEMSRREMAVFTRALIGEPGVYVQQTSTSQGSPFIRGLTGQQVVVLVDGVRFNNATFRPGANQYTALLDPAFVDRVEIVRGPNGAQYGSDSLGGTINVLTSPLGGGRGGVGVDGGFALTLESADRSVAGSFRLAGGSLKWGVLMDATARRAQDLRTGGGIDSHSVATRLLGLPSAVLGDRLQDTAFTRYGIRSKLSIRPGANDAVTLQYIRGEQLGARRYDQLNGGLGNLVNRFDPQTLDLVTVRYNRIRLPWFDTLSAAGSFNGQRDDRTYQSVNNAKLGLRSPVSVEHNRTNAFGYQAQATRRLGAAHSLAVGGEIYDEYVTSLRTDFGYSQATGGFTDGTAVRARFPNGARYRTVGLYGQDCFPLFSDRLSATLAARYSRFSYRQSGKNNAIGSGGPLVPDYRTSFGDLTFNTGLAFSLSHDIVLTATVSRGFRAPNVNDLGSIGVSGMGFEVSPDEGVRLGASVAPLPGGQPTTLSQARPVRALEPERLLNYEAGVRLNRLHVNGSLADFDSEIASLIERQMIILPAGSVGQVIAGQSIIRQDPAGAVYTSLSNSPVFVRTNAGRVRLRGAEASLMVRLGSAFALTGNVSSITGVDPATGLPPGLENGLPPTHGMIGLRWEPPGRRYWVEGYSYFADAQRRLSGNDLEQARIGGIRTQQEVTNFFNNGAVARDLVQGGILLATGETLAQVLTRVLGPDLTARVPFVTRNPGYVTLNIRGGVRFSRRANLTLLVENLLDRNYRTMGSGVDAPGVNLLVRQAFEF, encoded by the coding sequence ATGACGAACGATCCACTTCAGGATGCTGCGAAGGACCGTCCGAACGGATTCCGAACGAGGTTTGCGATCGGTCTCCTGGCGCTCCTCGTGTGGCTGGGAGTTGCCCTGCCTTCGACTGGTCGCGTCCCGGTGTCGGGCGGTGTGAGCGGCGTCGTTCTCGACCCCAGCGGCGCGCCGGTGCCAAGGGCTCGCGTGATCCTGCTCACCGCAAACGACACCGAGATCTGCTCGACCCTCACCGACGACGGCGGGTTGTTCCGGCTCGAGCGACTGGACCCCGCCACCTACGTCCTGGCCGTGCAGAAGGCCGGCTTCGGCGAACACCGCCGTTCGGTGGTGATTCGAGACGCTGCGGGCGTGACCCTGGACATCACGCTGGGCATCGGGCCGGTCAGCGAATCGGTCACGGTGACCGCGTTGCGCGGGATCGCGCAGGATGTCCAGACGTCACCCCAGATGGTGACCGTCACGGGCACCGAAGAGATGAGCCGCCGTGAGATGGCAGTATTCACGCGCGCCCTGATTGGGGAGCCCGGTGTCTACGTCCAGCAGACCAGCACGAGCCAGGGGTCGCCGTTTATCCGGGGCCTCACGGGTCAGCAGGTCGTAGTGCTGGTCGACGGCGTCCGCTTCAACAACGCCACGTTCCGGCCCGGCGCGAATCAGTACACCGCCCTGCTCGATCCCGCCTTCGTCGATCGCGTCGAGATCGTGCGCGGCCCGAACGGGGCCCAGTACGGATCCGATTCCCTCGGTGGCACCATCAACGTCCTGACGAGCCCCTTGGGCGGCGGCCGCGGCGGTGTCGGCGTGGACGGAGGTTTCGCGCTGACGCTCGAAAGCGCGGACAGGTCGGTCGCCGGCAGCTTCCGGCTGGCCGGCGGGTCGTTGAAGTGGGGCGTCCTGATGGACGCGACGGCGCGGCGCGCGCAGGACCTGCGGACTGGCGGCGGCATCGACTCGCACTCGGTCGCAACTCGCCTGCTGGGGCTGCCGTCGGCCGTGCTGGGCGACCGACTCCAGGACACGGCCTTCACCCGGTACGGGATCCGCTCGAAGCTCTCGATCCGTCCCGGCGCCAACGACGCCGTGACGCTGCAGTACATCCGGGGTGAGCAACTCGGCGCCCGCCGCTACGACCAACTGAACGGCGGCCTCGGCAATCTTGTCAACCGATTCGATCCGCAGACGCTCGATCTGGTCACCGTCCGCTACAATCGCATCAGGCTGCCGTGGTTCGACACGCTGTCGGCAGCGGGCTCCTTCAATGGGCAGCGCGACGATCGCACCTATCAGAGCGTCAACAACGCCAAGCTGGGGCTGCGCTCGCCGGTTTCCGTCGAGCACAATCGCACGAACGCGTTCGGGTATCAGGCTCAGGCAACCCGCCGGCTCGGCGCGGCCCATTCGCTCGCCGTCGGCGGGGAGATCTACGACGAATACGTGACGTCGCTCAGGACGGATTTCGGCTACAGTCAGGCCACCGGCGGGTTTACGGATGGGACCGCGGTTCGCGCGCGCTTCCCGAACGGCGCGAGGTACCGCACCGTCGGCCTCTACGGCCAGGATTGTTTCCCGTTGTTCTCCGATCGGCTCAGCGCGACGCTGGCGGCCCGCTATAGCCGGTTCAGCTACCGCCAGTCCGGCAAGAACAACGCGATCGGTTCGGGTGGGCCGCTTGTGCCGGACTACCGGACCAGTTTCGGCGACCTCACATTCAATACCGGGCTGGCCTTCTCACTGTCCCATGACATCGTGTTGACGGCCACGGTCAGCCGCGGGTTCCGGGCGCCGAATGTGAATGACCTCGGATCCATCGGCGTGTCGGGCATGGGGTTCGAGGTGTCTCCAGACGAAGGCGTGCGGCTTGGCGCGTCCGTGGCGCCGTTGCCGGGAGGCCAGCCGACCACGCTCAGTCAGGCCAGGCCCGTTCGCGCCCTCGAGCCGGAGCGGCTTCTCAACTACGAGGCCGGCGTGAGGTTGAACCGGCTGCATGTCAATGGTTCGCTCGCGGACTTCGATTCCGAGATTGCGAGCCTGATCGAGCGTCAGATGATCATCCTGCCGGCCGGTTCCGTCGGTCAGGTGATTGCCGGCCAGTCGATCATCCGACAGGATCCGGCAGGCGCCGTCTACACGTCGCTGTCGAATTCGCCCGTGTTCGTGCGAACCAACGCCGGACGCGTCCGATTGCGCGGGGCAGAGGCGTCGCTGATGGTGCGCCTCGGCTCGGCGTTCGCGCTGACGGGCAACGTTTCGTCGATCACGGGCGTCGACCCGGCCACGGGCCTGCCACCGGGTCTCGAGAACGGTCTCCCGCCCACCCACGGAATGATCGGGCTCAGGTGGGAGCCGCCCGGGCGCCGCTACTGGGTCGAGGGCTACTCGTACTTTGCCGATGCGCAGCGGCGCCTTTCCGGCAATGACCTCGAACAGGCGCGCATCGGGGGTATTCGCACACAGCAGGAAGTGACGAACTTCTTCAACAACGGGGCGGTGGCGCGCGATCTCGTGCAGGGCGGGATTCTGCTCGCCACCGGCGAGACGCTGGCGCAGGTGCTGACGCGCGTGCTGGGGCCGGATCTGACCGCGCGGGTACCGTTCGTGACGCGGAACCCCGGCTACGTCACGCTGAACATCCGCGGCGGAGTACGGTTCTCGCGCCGCGCGAACCTGACGCTGCTCGTGGAGAACCTGCTCGACAGAAACTACCGGACGATGGGGTCCGGCGTCGATGCCCCGGGAGTCAATCTCCTCGTCCGCCAGGCGTTCGAGTTCTGA